AAAACAAGCGTCTGGTGTTAGTGATGATGTTCTAGAAGGACAATCTGTGCCAAGTCAGGCTCAAGCTTCTAACAGCAACGGTAAGATCGGTAACGACCAAGGCAATCAAGGAAAATTCGGTTTAGGTGTGTCTGGAGATGTGTCAATTCACACAATTACAGATAACGTTTTTGCCTATATTAATGATTTTTCTGCTAATGATGCTCAAGACAGCATTATTGCCTCACAAATTGATGTTAATAGCAACAATGATACCAATTTCTTCTCTCTAGCTGGCTCTGTTGCTTTTGCTTCATCTCAACAAGGTAACTCAGCCGGAATTGCTGGCTCTTTTGCCAGTAACTCACTCAATGGTGCAACCCGCGCCTACGTGAATAGTAATAATAAAATTATTCCTATTAATGAGACTTTTGATCCTCAAAAAGTAGTAGATTTTAATAACGATACAATCAACCTGGGTAATCATAGGTTTTCCACTGGATATGCAGTTGTCTACTATGAAACAGGTTTTTCCTCCATTGGTGGTTTAAGCGATGGACAAACCTATTATGTAATTGTTGATCCTAATGAAAGGCAATTTATTAAATTAGCTGCTTCTCTTGATGACGCTAAGGCAGGAAAAGCGATCGATCTCTCCGCACCTCAATTCTCCTTTCTGCTTGGTAATGCAGACAGATTAGAGTCAATCCAAGGACAACTGGCGGTCAACGCTAACAACCGAGCTAGAATTATTTCCATTACTGCTGGTGGATCAGGCGCACCTAATCAAAATGGAGTAGCGGTAGCAGGTTCAGTTTCCCTCAACTTTATGAATTATCAAACGACTGCGTTCATCGATCGCGTCCGTGGAACAGTTGAGGGTTCTCAAATCAATGTCAATGCTAAGGATGAGTCGAAAGTTATTGCGATCGCTGGTTCTTTAGGATTAGGTGGTAAAGCAGGATTTGGGGCAGCGATTTCCTTCAATAAAGTTGATAACTCGGTTACTGCAACCATTAATCGATCCGATTTAAGAACAAGACTAACTAGCATCAACCTAACTGCAACCAATAACTCTGAGATTCGTGGTTATGTTGGGTCGCTGGGGATTAGCACAGGAGACCAAGGGCTGGGTGCTGCTGGAACGCTCGCAGTTAATTTGATTACAGGTAAAACTGATGCGGCCTTTTTAGATTCCAAGGCTAACGGGTCGCAAGGTCTACCCCAAATCACAATTAATGCTACTGATACAGCTTTTATTCAGTCTATCGCAGGTGCAATTGGGGCGAGTTCTGCCAATGGATTGGGCGCAGCAGCAGCTTATAACAGTAGCGATCGCACTACAACTGCCAGAGTAGAAGGCTCGCAAACCCAACTTACTGTCAAAGACCTGAGTATCAAGGCTAACGCTAAAAGCAAGATTGAAAGCAAGTCTGTTGGTGTAGGTGGAGGTAAAGAAGCAGGATTAGCAGGTTCTGCTTCCATTAACGTCATTAAAAATGGAGTAGATGCACATATTAAAGATCTGTTGGCGACGACTACTAACCCCACTCCAATTGATGCAATCACGTTGACTCTAACTGCTCAAGACGAATCAAGCATTAACTCTTTAGCAGGTAGTATTGCTGGAGCGCAAACAGCTGCTATTGGTGCTGCGGTTGCCATTAATGAAATCGGTGATAACAATAAAGGGGTTCAGGCTTATATTGACAACTCAGTTATTAAAACATACACCAGCAGTACCACTGCCCAATTTACAGGCAATATAGAAACTATTGCTCTTGGTGGTAGTGGTGCGAATAACTTTGCTTTAGGTGGTTCGGTTGCTATTAACAACATTAATAACCCAGTTTTAGCCAGTATTCGCAATCAATCTCAAGTTACTGTTACAGGAGGCAGCCTATCCTTAGAAGCAACTGATAAATCCACCATTCAAGCCTTGGGTGGAGGGGTTGCTGGCTCAAGTCAGGCAGCAGTTGGGGCAACTGTAGTCAAAAACTTAATTGGCAATGATGGGGCGCGAGGCATACAAGCAAACATCGACAATGCCACAGTAACATCCAATAAAGACGCGATCGCCATCAAAGCCCAGTCATCAGCCAAGATAGAAACCACTGGCATAGGCGGAGCAGGAGCAGGTAATTTTGCCCTGGGTGGTTCTGTCGTACTGAATGAAATTGCTCTGCCAGTTGTTGCCTTTATTAGTAACCAAGCTAAAGTTACTGGATCTAAAGATATTAGTTTGATCGCTACTCAAAACAGCAATATTTCTGTGAAGTCTGGTGGTATAGCAGGTGCTGGTAATAGTGCAGTAGGAGCAGCCGTTGCAACTAATAAGATTAAGAGCAACGGGATTCAGGCATACATAAATCAAGCAACTGTTGAGTCAACATCAGGCAAAGTAGAATTAACTGCTACATTTTCAGGAGAAATTAAGGCAGCTGGGGTAGGTGGTTCAGGAGCAGGAACTTTTGCACTTGGTGGTTCTGTTGTTCTCAATGAAATTAACTTACCTGTTGCGGCCTTTATTAGTAATCAAGCTAAGGTAACTGCAAGTAGTAATATTCTCCTGTCAGCAACCCAAAATAGTAATATTTCTGCTCTTTCTGGTGGTGTAGCTGGAGCAGGTGGTAGTGCAGTAGGCGCTGCTTTGGCAACCAACAAAATTAGTGGCGATGGTGTACAGGCATATATTAACAATGCCACTGTTGAGTCAAAATCCAGCCAAGTTGAATTAATGGCCACATCTTCAGGGCAGATTAACGCGATTGGTATAGGGGGAGCAGGAGCCGGAACTTTTGCAGCTGGTGGGTCTGTTATTCTCAATGAAATTAACTTACCTGTTGCAGCTTATATTACCAATCAAGCCAAGGTTACTGCCACCCAACAAGTGAGACTTAATGCTCTTGAAAACAGTAAGATATCTGCTATTGCTGGTGGTGTAGCTCTTTCAGGGACTGGAGCAGTAGGGGCAGCTTTAGCCACCAACAAAATTAGTGGTAATGGTGTACAAGCATATATTGACGGCGGAACAGTTAGCAGTAAATCAAGCTTTGTAATTGTTTTTGCTCAATCTATTGCCAAGATTGAAGCCCTAACTCTTGGTGGCGCAGGAGACACTGTAGCTTCGGTTGGTGCTTCTGTATCTCTTAATGAAATTAGCAATCCCGTCACAGTCCGCATTGGTGGTAACGCTGTGATTGAGGCTGGTACTGATATTACAGTTAGGGATGAAAATAATGCCACTATTATCGCTAAAGCCGGAGGGGCAGCTGTATCGGGTGGTGGGGCTGCTGGAGCTGCTTTGACTACTAACAACATTAATCGCAATACCAAAGCAGTTGTAGAAAATACTAGCTCTCTCAAAGCAGGTACTTATGTCCAGATTGCTGCTCAAGGAACTTCTAATTTAGAATCCAAGGCTATTGGTGTGGGAGTTGGTCTAGGTGCTGTTGGCTTAGGTGGATCTGTTAGCAAAAATGACGTGAATGGTACTGTAGAGGCTTACGTTACTGATAGCGCCAAGATCCAGTCAGGAACTAGTTTAGATATCAAGGCTGAACAGACCACCAATTTTAGCAACAAAGTCGGTGGTTTAGGGGGTGGCCTATTTGCTGGCGTAGGAGGTGTTTATTGTAACAACATTATTAATACAACTACTCAAGCCTATGCTAACGGAACAGTTAATCTAACAGTGGGTTCAAATTTATCTATCAATGCCAACAGTGTTGTAAAATCGGGCACTGTCGAAGCCTATGTTGGTGGTGCAGGAGCAATAGGAGGTGCAGGAGCAAAACTCGATATTACTTCTAATAACAAGACAACTGCCTATATCGGTTCTAACGTTGAAATTGCTAAAGCTGGCAATGTTGATGTCTATGCAACGAGTGACTCTACGCTTAAATCTTTTGCGATTGGAGGTGCAGCAGGAGTCTTAGCGGCGGGAATTGTTCAAGTTGACCTGAAAGAAACTGGATCTACTGAAGCTTATTTAGATAATGGCATCAAAATTGGCAGTAGTACCGATAGTAACCAACGTCCTAGAGATTTAGTAGTTAGAGCGATCGCTAACAATACCTTAGAAGGAAATACGACTGGAGCAACCGCAGGTGTTGCCAATGGTAGTGGTTCATTAACTAATATTACTGCAACTCCCACTGTCAAAGCTTGGATTGGCGATAATGCCAGAATTTATCTAAATAAAGATGCTGTAGTCAGAGCATTTGCCAATGGCAGCATTCAAGGAGAAGCATGGGGAGCAAATCTCAGTTTAGGAGTTGCTGGAGGTCAATCAACAGCAACCGTTGAGTGGAAACCCACAATTGAAGTCACAATCGGGCAAGGTAGTATTTTTGACGTAGTCGGTAATATTGAAATCGCATCTTTCAATAACCATCTAAGTAATAGCGACTTTGGTACAGCCAACGCTAATAACCAAGCAAAGGTAGCTGCTACTGCTACATCCTCGAATGGTTCATTAGGGGGAACTTTGACTGGGGCAAGTGCTAAAACGACTATTAACGTGACTCAAAAGACTCAAGTTAAAGATAATGTGCAATTTAAAGCAGGACGCAATATTGATTTGTTGGCTCAGTCTTACAACCCCGTTGATGCTAATGCAACTGGCGGTAGCAGTGGACTTTTAGCCAAAGGTTCGGCAGAGGCAAAAGTAGATATTACAAATAATGTGACTGTAGAAACATTAACCAATGTGCAATTGAATTCTACATCAGGCAATATTTCTCTGCGGAGTACGAGCAATAACCGCACCAAAGATAATGACAGTAATGAAAGTAATACTGTCATTGCTTTAGGAGGTGCAGCAGGTGTAGCAGCTGATGGTGGTACACAGGTAATCCTAAGAGAGTACAATCGAACAAATACTTCTTTAGGATTAAACAACCGACTGATTGCTGCTGGTGCAATAGTTATTGATGCAGATTATATTGGTGATTTTAATGTTAAATCACGACAAGAAATTTTGACGGGCGGAGTTTCTACCAACCAATCTCAGGCAGAAATCATTATAGATTCTTTGACTAAAACTGATATTAGTAGTAATGCTCAAGTAGAAGGAAAGAAAATTTCCATAAAAGCCCAAGATAGTTCTTCAAACATCTTTGCTAAAGCAGATGCAGAAAGCAAAACTCTTGCCGCGACTACCAGAGCCACTGCTAAAATCGCAACCAATTTAAATGCTAACACTAATATCGGTAGTAATAGCATTTTTAAAGCTCCAGAAGCAGTGACAATCACAACTCGTCAATCAGATGTTAGAAGTAAGGCTGATGCTTATGCATATCGTCAAGGATTGCCAAGACCAGAAGACACCACAATTTTCAGTTGGATAGATAAGAAACTTAAAGGTGATTCATCGGCTACTTTAGAAGCAATATCTGATAACAACCAACTCACTAAAGCAACTCTCAATTTTGGTTCAGAAGTTAAAGTCATATCTGGAGATTTTAGTTATTTTGCTCGTATCTATAGTAGTGCAAATAACTATCAAAAAAATTCAAAAACTGGTGGAATATCCGGGCAAGAAAGCCAGAAGGGAAACCAAAACAATACCGAAAATGTAACCGGAAAAACACAATACACTCGGTGGTTCGTAGTAGATAATAGTGGTGATGAAGAAAATGGTAACTTTGAGCCTGGAGATTTAACTCTACGTGAAGCTATAAATTTAACTTCTGGCATTAATTCTAATCTCATTACCTTTGCTAATGCCATTCAGCAAATTCAACTGACGCGCGAAATTTCTTACGTGCCTACTAGGCAACCTGTTACCATTGATGGAGGAACTCAGCAAGTTGAAATTAAAGGCAGCAATCAAAACCGCATTTTCACCGTTGAATCTTACCAAACCCTCACTCTCAAAAACCTATTTTTGACAGAAGGAAAAGCGGATAATGGTGGTTTAATCTATAATAGAGGTACTCTTAACATTATTAATAGTGTATTACGAGGTGGAAAGGCCACAGGTAAAGGAGGAGGTATTTTTAATTATGGCAGTCTCAATCTAATTAATAGCGTAGTAACAGGTAACACGTCGGATATAGGCGGTGGCATTAATAATATTCGCGATCTGTTTATTAACAATAGTGTAATTGCCTCTAATTTTGCTAATTTTATATCTGGTATTAACTCCGATGAGGAAAATTCTGCAAGTTACCGTGTCTCAATTCAAAACAGCACAATTGTTGGTAATGGTGGCAATGAAGGGGGAGCTAAAGATATACAGCTATTTATTAGCTATACAGGAAAAACGCAACCAAAAGATAGAGATACAACTATCATTGCTAACAACATCATTTTAAGCAACCGCAACAACAGCGATGATAAGATATTCTACCTGCGTAACTACATTAATTCAGTAGTTTTTAAACCGGAAGACGCAAATGCTGTAATCACAAATAACCTAATTAACAGTCCCTATAGATTCAATATCGATTACAGCCCAAATATATTCCAATCTAATTGGGTATATGGCGACCCTGCTTTGGAAAACATTCGAGTTGAAAAATTTGGTGCCAGCTTTTATGTGCCAATCATATATAATCCCTATAGTCCGGCTGTCAATAAAGGCAATAATAATTATGTGCCAAAAGACACTTTTGACCTGGATGGGGATGGCAATACCAATGAACCCATACCTGTAGATCAGCGCGGTAAACAACGTGTTTATGATGGCACAGTTGATATTGGTGCACAAGAATATCAACCTGGAGCGAATAATGCAACTCAAGCCTTAGCAGCACCGACCACCTTACTAGCAGTTCAACCAGCAGCCTTAGCAGCAACACCAACTACAACAACATTAACTACACCCGTACTCGCAGAATCAATACAACCGCTAAGTCTTCAATCTCTACCTATAGAAAAAGTGTTGATCGCACCAGTGGCACAAATTTCTTTAGAGCGAGGAGAAATTTGGGAAATTTCTGGTATTACCAGTGATAATTATGAGGACATCTTCGCTTTTAACCAGCTGCCCAGTCAAGGCATAATTGAATTTATTATTGATGGTGAAACTCGTAAAATTACCCGCAGCTTAAGCGATCCTAATCCAGACTTAATCAGTAATGCAGATTTGCGTCGCGGCGAGCTAGTCTATATCCATAACGGTAGTCATAAACAAGACAGCTTTGAAATATTAAATCAAACCCAAGGCTCTCCGGCTCGTTTTGATATTAATATCAACAATACTGCCCCAATACTTAGTGTGTCTATCAAAGAGCAAGTTGCAATTGAAAATGAAGAGTTTGAATTTGCTCTACCGGGAGACACCTTTTATGATGCTGATTGGGAAGTAGGTGACAAACTAACTTACAAAGCTGAACTGTCTGATGGTACACCTTTGCCAACTTGGTTGAAGTTTGATTCAGAAGCAGGCGTGTTCTGGGGAACACCAAGCGATCGCGATTTGAATTTACTAGAAATTCAGGTGACAGCTACAGATGAAAGTGGCGCAAGTGTAAGTAGTAAATTCTATTTACGCATTGACCATAATTTCTTTATCGATCGACAAATTCGCCCCAATACTCCCTTTAATTACCATTTTGAATCTGATCCTGATTTTACCTACACTGCAACTCTCGATGATGGTTCTCCTTTTCCTAGCTGGCTGACGTTCGATTCTCAAACGCTAACTTTTAGTGGTACACCTACTGCTAAAGATGTTGGCTTGCTGTATATCAAAGTCACTGCTACTGATAATCAGGGATATAAGTTAGATGATACTTTCACTTTAGAAGTTGCTAATTGGATAGTTGATAATGCAACTGATGAAGATGATGGTGATGTTAGCTCTGGTGATGTTAGTTTACGAGAAGCGATTCGTTTAGCTCAAGATGGTGATACCATTGCCTTTGCTTCGAGCTTGAACAAACAAGTAATTAAGCTAACGCAAGGGGAAATACTCATCAATAAATCCCTAACTCTTAGCGGTCAAGGTGAGTTTGCTACGATTATCAGTGGCAATCAGCAACATCGAATTTTCACCATAGATGATGGTAACGCCAATCAACAGAGTCAGGTAGAGTTATTTAGTATTGGACTGACAGGTGGTAAAGTCACAGATAATGGTGGGGCAATTTGGAACAAAGAAAACCTGAGCCTTACTAACACCACCCTCAACCACAACCAAGCTGGTAATTTTGGCGGAGCGATTTGGAACGACAAGGGAACCATTACTATTGAAAATAGCGGTATATATCAAAACACAGCAGTCCAAGCTGGTGGAGCGATCGCTAACAGCGGTACTCTCAGTTTAAATCTTACTGACATCGACCGCAATACCACCACAGGCAAAGGTGGCGGCATCTATAACACTGGTACATTCACTTTGCGTTCTAGTACAATTAATGACAATATTGCAGGCGCATACATCAGTATTGAAAATGGTAAACCCAGCTTCGAGCTTGAAAGTGCTGGTACAGGTGGTGGTATCTTCAGTGAAGGCGGCAAAGTTAGCCTGATTGACGGCGAAATGAACCATAACGCAGCGGCGCTGTTTGGTGGTGCGATCGCGATGAATCAAGGACAATTAATCGTAGAAAATAGTTCGATTCTTAAGAACTTAGCCCAAACCGGAGCCGGAATTAGCATTGTTAGCGGCAATGCCAGTATTGTTAATAGCACCATTACCTTGAATGAAACTACACAACAGGGAGGAGGAATCTATGGCGATCGCTCCAACATTAACATGTTCAACAGCACCTTAGTTTATAATCGTGCGATTAACGATTCCCCAACTACAAACGGTGCAGGAATTCATCTCCAAGGCGGACAACTCTTACTAGCAAATAGCATTATTGCCAAAAATACCACCACTCCCATCGGCGGAACTCCTGTATCTACAGATGTGGTTAATCAAAACCAAGCACAAATCCTCACTTTAGGTAGCAATATTGTTGAAGATGGTAGCGTCACAGGTAACGGCGTGCTGAATGTCGATCCGCAATTAGCACCTCTGCAAGAGATTAATTATGCTTGGGTTTATCCCTTGTTGTTGAATAGTCCAGCCAAGGACAAAGGAGAAAATGGACTGCGTCCGGTTGATTTAGGAGATTTGGATGCAGATGGCAATACTGGTGAAGCGATATTAGTAGATGGACGAGGTAGCGATCGCCTGAGTGGAAATAAGATTGACTTAGGTGCTTACGAAATTCAACAGCCCCAAACCACAGTTAACGAAGAGATTATTGACTGGGTTCGAGGTGACATCCTGATTATTGATGACTTAGAAACTAGAGAAGCAGATATCTATAGTCTATATAAACTACCGGAACAAGGTGAATTAACCTTCACGCTTGATGAAGTCACTCAAAAACTGACCCAAACTTTCGATAGTGACAATCCTGTACTGTTGCGGGGAATAGATTTGCGCAATGGTATCTTAGAGTACACTCACAATGGCACCAGTAAAGACGGCAGCCTAGAATTAATTAATCTCAAAGACGGCAGCATCATTCGATTAGTATTTAGTTTGACAAACAAAGCTCCAGAAGTAAAACAAGCGATCGCTGACCAAGCCATCAATGAGCAACAAGAATTTACTATTGAAATACCTGGGAATATCTTTGATGATGCCGATATGTTTCTGAATGATGATGTTTCCCAAGGAGATATCGATCCAGAAGATAGATCGAATGAGGATAATACTGGTGCGCCTAGAAGTGATAGCCTGACCTACTCTGCTACCCTTGCTGATGGTAGTCCGCTTCCTAAATGGTTATCTTTTGATGCTGTAAATCTGAGATTTGTTGGTAAGGCTAGTTTTGCAGATATAGGTACGTTAGAAATTCGGCTCACCGCCACTGATGAGCGTAATGCCCAAACTAGCACAACCTTCCGCCTAATCGTTAACCAGACTACACCTAGTTTGGAACTGTCTGCACCTGTGGCCAACATACTGCAACGCAAAGGCGATTTCGAGAACTCTAGTTTGCAGTTCACCTTAACAGGTAAAAATGTCCAACAAAAGGTAATTAACGAAGTCGGTTTCTTTGTTGTCGATGATGCTCAAGGACGCATTGGCGACTTATTTCCCAATTCTCCAGGCTACTTGCAAGCAGCTCTACTACGCGCTCAGGTAATTTTCTCCGTGCTTCCTGATGATTTTGTTCCCAATCCTACACGTATTCTAAAAAACATTGCCGGACAGTTCTTATCTTTCTACCTAATTCAAGATGGCAGTACAGATGATGTCATTAACGATCCCACCCAAGCTTATAAAGTTCTGTTCGGTTCAAACCAAGATGGTGGAAGCGTGTTGCAAGTTAGCAGTATAGATCTCAATAGTTTACAACTCACCTTTAATGACCAACTTGCTAATAATAGCCAAGGGAATATAACGCTGACAATTAGCCAAAATGACTCGAAAGCACCGATTGGAACTAGCCTTCAAGGTCAACACGAGCGTGAGATCGTAGATTTGAGCGATTATGTTGGGCAAACCCTAATTGCTCGGTTCCCAATTATCAAGAGTGAAGCTGCTTTTAATAACACTGTAGGCTTCTACCGCATTGAAAATCCTCAAGGTACGGTTATTGATCCCACCACTGGTCAGTCGTTTAATCCAGGAGATGCGGGTTATACTCTGGCTGCCATTCGCAATAGTCAAGCTTATGGTATCAGCTTCGATCGCCATAGTCAGGGTGTGAGTGCTAAGTGGCAAGGCGGATATTTGTACGTACCTTACATCATTGCTAACGGCACAATAGCCCAGCTACTTGATGACAATACTAATAATGACTCGCTAGTCTACTTTATTTATAGGCAAGCCAATCCAGATAAAGTAGATCACATTCGCCTATTAGGAGATAACACCTGGGGCTTTGAAGATCTGCCTCAAGGAGGAGACTTAGATTTTAACGATATGGTGATTTCTCTATTTTTCCAAGACTCAGAAATATCTTTTGATATCATGCCAGCAGTAGAAGATGTTTCGCTGAATCCTGAGGAATCGAGCCAATCTTTAACTCAATCTCCAATCACCTCTATGCAAGATACTCAAGAAAGTAGCTCGAATCTGTTATCCCAACCTCAAGTTAATTACCTTTCTAGCGAACTAGATGATGCATTACTACCAGAAGTATTACAGAAAGCTAAGGTTTAATAAAGGCTACCTCTTCAGCTTGTAAGTAATTGCAGCCCACAAATGTGGGCTTTTTACTTTATGTTTTCATTCCTCTAATGCAACACATATAAAGAATCATTAGGTTGCCATTCTGCACGGGGGAGAGTGTAGTAAACTACATCGTGGCTGTAATAACGGGTATGTTTTTGGTATTTCATACCGACTTTTTCAATTACCCGCACTGAAGCAATGTTTTCTGGATGAGCGATCGCTACTATTTGCTCTAATTTCGCTTCCCAAAAACCGTATTTTAACGTCGCTTGCGCCGCTTCCGTTGCCAGCCCCATGTTCCAATAAGACTTGTCAAATACATAACCTAGTTCCACCTCTGGGGTATCTGCCAAAAAACCGAGTCCGCAACGACCAATCATCTTACCCGTTGCTTTGTCTACTACAGCCCACATCCCTAAGTTGTGTTCTTGCCATTGCCGAATATGATTGCATAAGCTGTTCTGCGTCTGTTCTGCTGTTCTTGGCGATAGATACTTCATGATTTCTGTATCAGTGTAGATGCGCAACAGGTCATCGAAATCATCTAGCGTGAAGTGCCTCAATCGCAGTCGCAAAGTTTCTATCTCAGGCATGGTGTCAACAACAAAAATCAATATGATGCTCTAACTATGAGCGCTTCCCCATTCTTCCAAGCATATTACATACAATTTTGTCGATCTGAAAATCATTGACAGTTATTTTTGCCTTTCGCACTTGCCGATGCGTTTGGATTAATTTTAGTGCGTTAAAACTACTTCTGAGGCTTTGTCTACACTATAACTTGACTAAAGCCTTGAAAAACTAGTACAGCATCGCATGTCTAAAAAGCCTTCCCAAACTCCATACACCACCTCTAGCCATCACTCAGACAAATGGCAGGAAAGAATCGCTCAAGTTGCGTATCGCTTTAACCGCCAGTATCAAAATCAACCGTTTGATTTACCGACAGAAGTGCAGGAAATGCCAATATTTCGAGATTGGATTACTGGCACGTTACCAGGAAGAATTGCTTCTTGCTTCTGGGAAATTGCTAAACCGCAAAAGAATCAGCACTGTTTAGACATTGGTTGCGGTGTCAGCTTTT
The genomic region above belongs to Calothrix sp. NIES-2098 and contains:
- a CDS encoding putative acetyltransferase — protein: MPEIETLRLRLRHFTLDDFDDLLRIYTDTEIMKYLSPRTAEQTQNSLCNHIRQWQEHNLGMWAVVDKATGKMIGRCGLGFLADTPEVELGYVFDKSYWNMGLATEAAQATLKYGFWEAKLEQIVAIAHPENIASVRVIEKVGMKYQKHTRYYSHDVVYYTLPRAEWQPNDSLYVLH